The segment AGAAAATCGTCGCGATAAACCACGAGACGCCAAGCCGAAAAACGAAGCTAACCGTGAGCCCGCATCACAAACAGAAGACAAACAAGATGACGGCAAGCCGAAGCGCACGCGTAACAATCCGCGCAACCGCACGCGTAAACAGGCCGTTAATCCTCAAGCCGAAGCGGAACAGCTGAAACTTCAAGCCGCAGCGGCTGAAGCTCCTCCTGTTGAAGCGCCTACTGCTGAAGTGAACAGCAGTAACGCAACGCCTGACAGCCCCTCTTTACAAGATGAGGGCAACACAGCTGCTGCAACCAGCGTTGAAGTAGGCACTGTTGAAGTAGCCACTGTTGAAGTAGCCACTGAAGCGCCTAAACAAGCTGCTGAGGAATCAACAGTAGCTGATGGAACAACGGCTGAGCGCCCTGCCGAAAAGGCGGAGAAAGCACGCAAGGCTACGCGCCAGCGTCGCCAACCTCAGCTAGCGGAGGATAAAGCGGAATCTGAAGCTGGGGCGCATGTAGAGGAAAATGCTGAAGACAAACCCCAACAGCCAACTTATGACGCAACCGCAGCTCAACAAGCGCCCCAAGAGGCGACTAACGCTTCGTCTGAGGTCGTGAATGCTGAGTCTCCATCAGTTGTTGATGCAAATGCGGAAGTAGAGCCACAGGAAGCGCCTGCTTCAAACGTGAAGGAGTTTGATACCGCCCATAGCGAATCAATAAGCTCACGTGATGAAGAAACTGCAAAAGAGACTGACAAGCCTCCGCAGTCGGCGCCTCAAGAACCTGTGTTTCAAGAACACATGTCTCAAGAATCCGCGTCTCAAGAAGCTGTGCGTCAGGAACCGGCGTTGCCTCAAGAGACGGCACAAGAGACATCAGCCCCCGCAGGCACACATGCAGAAGAGCCGAAAGCTGCTGAAACGGTTGACGAAGACGCTAGCACTCAGACGCCATTGCAAAGCGTGGCAGAGAGCGCCGAACAGCCGGAAGCATCTTATTTAGACAGCGCCGCAGCGAGCAATACAACCGCTTCAGGCACAAGAGTTGCTTCAGAAACAGCGAATAACACCGCTGCTACTCAAGAAAGCGAAGAGCCGCAGCCTACATTGGCGACCAATGAAGAGGCTCAGTCACCACCAGAGACCACCGTTGAAACAGTGGCACCTGAAGAAGCAAAGCAAGTGAATGCTGCTTCCACTCAAGACGAGGCACCTAAGCCACGCCGCCGTCGTCGCGCTCATAACGATCCTCGTGAACTGCGCAAACAAGCACAGAACACGACTAATGAGTGATCGCTAGCACTCGACACTAGCACTAAAAACCCCGCTTAGCGGGGTTTTTTTTATGCTTGAACTATGCGTGGTTCAGGCTCTAACTCAACACCAAATTGGTCATAGACCTTGTGGGCAATATACTCTGCAAACTGCAGTAGCTCATACCGATCGCCACCGCCAAAATGTACAAGCACTAAGGCCTGCCGCTTGTGAACTCCGAAAGCCCCTTGCCGAACCCCTTTCAACCCGCACTGATCAATCAACCACCCCGCTGCCAGCTTGCTTTGTCCGTTAACCTGAGGAAAATATGGCATGCTGGGGTATGCCTGTAACAAGCGCGATAACTCATCGCTGCTAACCAGTGGGTTTTTAAAGAAGCTACCCGCGTTTGCGAGCACCTTAGGATCCGGTAGTTTTTCCTGGCGAATAGCACACACTGCTTGAGCCACCGCCAAACAACTCGTTGAAGCGGCTACTCGCGCAGCTAAATCTCCGTAGCCCAGTCTTGGCAGCGGCGTTTTTGATAGCCGAAGCGCCAGCTGAGTAATGACGACCTTATCCGCTAGCGATCGTTTGAAGATGCTATCTCGGTAACCAAATTGGCAGGCATCAGCGCTTAGCCAACGCACATTACCCGACGCCAACTCTACTACCTGCACCCCTTCTAAGACGTCTTTAAGCTCGACACCGTATGCACCAATATTTTGTACTGGCGCTGCGCCGCAATCACCTGGAATCAGCGCTAAGTTTTCAATGCCCCACAGGCCGCGAGCCGCTAGCTTCATTACTAACGAATGCCAATTAACGCCAGCCCCCACATGAGCAATAACAGACTCTCCGCTACTTTCTAGCCACCACTGCTGCATACCAGGCCGAATCGCAATGCCTTTCAGCTTGTCGGGAAGCAGCACATTACTGCCACCTCCCAAGAGCGTAATGTGCCACTGCTTATCAACGGCTTCACGCACTACATTCTGGAGGGCAACTAGCGTTTTAGGGGCAACGTAGCGTTCCGCCTGGCAAGGCAAGCGCAGCGTATTCGCAGAGGTTAAATCGACCGATTGGCAACGGCTAAGCAGATCACTAGCGCTTCTTTCAAACCCCGTGACTTCACAACCCGTCATTTCTCAGCCCGTCATTTCTCAGCTGGGCAATTAGCCCTGCAGAGGCCGCCTCAATTAAGTTCAAGACATGTTCAAAGCCCTCGTCTCCACCGTAATACGGGTCAGGCACTTCAGCATCAGACATATCGGCAAAATCTAGAAATAGCCCCACATGGGCACGACTATTGCTCGGCTGTAGCGCTTGCATCGCCTTGAGGTTGTCGCGATCCATCCCTAGCACATAGTCGAAGTCAAGAAAGTCATTAGCGCTTAACTGACGAGCGCGCAAATGACTAATATCGATACCACGCCTTGATGCGGCTTCTTGAGCGCGGGTGTCTGGTGCTTTTCCGACATGCCAGCTACCTACACCGCAAGAGTCAACGCTAATATGACGATTTAAGCCAGCCTCTTCAACAGCGTGCCAAAAGACACCTTCGGCCGTTGGCGAACGACAAATATTGCCCAAGCAGACAAACAGTACGCGCTTCATTCGCATTCACCTCCACTTTCACTCACCAGAAGCGCTCTCACTCTGGCTAAGTCTTCCGGCGTATCCACACCAGGAGGATTGATAGTGCTGGCCAGCGCAACTTGAATGGCATAGCCATGCTGTAGCGCTCGCAACTGTTCCAATTGCTCCAACTGCTCAAGACTCGACGGCGCCAACTCACGATAAGCGGCAAGAAAGCTGGCACGGTAGGCGTATATACCAATATGACGCAACCAAGCATCGGTGGCTAAAAGCGCAGGCTGTACTTTAAATTGCTCTCGATCCCAAGGAATGGGAGCACGAGAAAAGTACAAGGCACGCCCCTGTAAGGAGCGAACAACCTTGACGACGTTCGCATTAAATAATGTTTCAACATCAACAATGGGTTCAGCAAGCGTCGCAATGGCCGCTTCTGGATCTTCAGCTAAACGCATTGCCACTTGGTCAATTAAGACCGGGGGAATAAGCGGCTCATCGCCTTGCACATTCACCACTAACGTATCATCGCTTAGCCCGAGCTGCTCTGCTACCTCAGCCAGTCGGTCGGTACCAGAAGGATGGTCCGCACGTGTCATAACGACATCCGCACCGTATGGCAACATCGCATCACGGATGCGTAGATCATCAGTTGCAACCACAACACGACTTGCTTGGCTTTGACAAGCCCTGCGCCAGACATGGGCAACCATTGGCTCACCCGCTATATCCAGCAGTGGCTTACCCGGTAAGCGAGATGAGCCAAAACGCGCGGGAACAACAGCAATAAACTCGGTATCAGCGACTGACATTACACCTCTCCGGTACGACCTGGCGAGATAGGCAATTTTTCATCGGCATCCATCGTGCGTGCCTCTTCAGGAAGCATCACAGGGATGCCTTCTTGAATAGGATACGCCAAACCGTCGTAGTGGCAGCAAAGTTCTTGGGCTTCACGATTATACTTGAGCTTGCCATTGCAAAGCGGGCAAACCAGCATTGCCAGTAGTTCTTTATCCATCGGTGTATCCCTTTTCAGAAAGCGCTGACAATTTAGCTGCCAGCCAGTGTTCAAACTCTGGCGGAAGCACGGCTTCTACCTCTAGCACCCAGCTATCGGGTGGCGCTAACGCTTGGCACTTCACTGCGTCTTTGGCAGTCATTACAACGGGGCGCTGATGACTAAAACGGAAAGTCTGGTCATCAAAACGCTGATGATCTGCTAGTGGACGCATTTCGCCGTCCACCCCCAAACTGCGCAGCGTATTAAAAAAACGCTCAGGATGACCAATACCCGCCACGGCATTGACAGGTAGCGTAAATGGCAGAGGAGTGAGTGACACGCGTTGACCATCCTGAATTCGACGCCAGCTTAGCGGCGCTAGTTGCATCGCTATTCCTTCTATAGGCAGAGGGCGGCGCTGCTCACCATTAATAATCACAGCATCAACTTGAGCTAATCTACTAGGCGATTCTCTCAGCGGCCCCGCGGGCAAGCAGCGCCCATTCCCTAGCCCTCTCGCGCCATCAACAACGACCAATTCAATATCACGTCCTAACGCCAGATGCTGTAACCCATCATCACTAACAATAATGTCGCACCCTACATCAATCAGGGTTTGAACACCTCGTGCACGGCGCGGATCAGCCACTACCGGGCAGCCCGTTTGCTGTGCCAACATTAATGGCTCATCACCGCTTTGTGCAGGGTCGGTTGTTGCAGTTACCTTTAACGGGTAGTGCGATGCTTTACCACCGTAACCACGCGTAATAATACCTGGAGACCACCCTTCTTTCTTCAGCCATTTAACCAGCCATGCAACTAGCGGCGATTTACCAGTTCCACCAATGGTGATATTACCCACTACAATAACGGGCACGGTTGCCTTGGTAACTGGCTTTTTACCAGCGTGATAGTGAGAGCTACGACGCGCCATAAGATAACGGTATAAAAAACCCAGCGGATACAGCGGCGTTAGCCACTTGCTTCCGTGATAGGCCGCCTTGAGCCAGCGTTGCTCCAGACTCATTCATTCTCCTGAAACTGAAGCTGATGCAGCGCCGCGTAGGCCCCCCCCGCTTCTAACAACGCGTGGTGAGTACCTTCTTCAATAATGCGCCCTTGATCCATCACCAAAATTCGGTCGGCCCGCTCAATCGTGGATAGACGGTGGGCAATGACCAGCGTGGTACGCCCTTCACACACATGCTCCAACGCTTTTTGGATATAGCGCTCGGATTCGGTATCCAACGCTGATGTTGCTTCGTCCAAGATTAGAATTGGCGCATCTTTAAATATCGCCCGGGCGATTGCCAGACGCTGACGTTGCCCACCGGAGAGCATTACACCATTTTCACCCACTACCGTGTCATATCCCTGGGGCAGCTTCTCAATAAACTCACTTGCGTAAGCCGCCTGGGCGGCCGCTTCAATAGAGGCTGGATCTGGATTGCTAACGCCATAGCCAATGTTATCTGCGATGGTTGCATTGAATAGCGTGACTTGTTGCGATACCAACGCAATATGCTGACGCAAAGGGCCCAATGCATAGTCATCGGCATTTACCCCATCTATCAAAATACGCCCTTCACTAGGACGATAAAAACGCGGCAGCAGGCTGACTAATGTTGATTTACCGCTACCAGAGCGCCCAACAATCGCGACTAACTCACCAGGGGCAACACTAATATTAATGTCGTGCAATACATTAGGTTGATCATCAGCATAGCGGAAACTGACGTTATCAATCACCACGCTACCTGTTAACTGACGAGGGATGCTCTTACCTTCATCTTGCTCAGGGGTCAGGTCAAGCAAGCCAAAAAGCTCAGAAGCCGCCGCAATGCCTTTCTGAATCTCGCTATTCACTTCAGTGAGTTGTCGAACGGGCTTGATCATCAGCGCTGCTGCGGTAATAAAGGCGACAAACTCACCCGGCGTCATGTCAGCCATAAACGCTGGAGCCATGGCAAGCCAAACCAAAATTGCCATGGAAATTGCTACCAGCATCAAAATCACTGGCGAGCTCACGGCACGCGTCATCGCCTCTTTCATGCTTTGGCGACGATTTTCTTCGCTTACCCGCTCAAAGCGCTTTTTTTCGTACTCTTCAGCGCCATGCGTGCGCACGACACGATAACCAGAGAGCGCTTCAGAAGCGACGTGAGTGACATCTCCCATAGAATGCTGGATACGCTTAGAGATACGCCTGAAACGTTTACTGGCATAACTCACCACAACAGCAATCACGGGTGTTACGCCTAGAAATAGCAGCGTTAACATCCAGTTAGTCCACAACAGATAGCCGATCAGTCCGATAACGAACAGACCTTCACGCAGAATGATAGTGACGGCTTTCGTGGCAGCACCTGCAACCTGCTCTACGTGATACGTTACCCGAGATACCAAATGACCACTGGAATGATGATCGAAAAACCGCCCTGGTAAATGCAGTAAGTGCGCAAATACGTCACAGCGCAGCGTGTGAATCACATAACGTCCAACATAAGACATAAAGTAAGTGCTTAAAAATGTCCCTACCCCCCGTGAAGCAAACATAATCACCACAAATAGAGGGAGCAGTAACCGGAAGGTAGCATCGGGGTTTTGAATGCCATCAATAAGTTGCTTCATCATTTCAGCTAATGCCGTACTGGAGGCGGCATAAATGATAAAACCGACTATCGCTAACGCAAACGCACGCCAATGAGGTTTGACGTAAGTTAATAATCGCTTGTAGAGAACCCAACCTGAATCAGTCACACGCGCTCCTGGCTATAGTGTGCAATTGTCAGAATTCTACCTTATGGCGTCCCGCATCAACACCGCTTACGAACGCTCGGTTGTTTTCGCATGGGTATGATCTGAACAGGCTGAGTGGCGATTAGGCTAAATTCGAGAGCGCCATCATGGGCGGTACTCCATAAACAACTCTGCTGTTGACGAAAGCGGCGCACTACCGCGTCAGCCGGATGGTTAAAAGGATTATCTTTCCCAGCACTAAAAATGACATGTCGTGGACGGCTTACTTGAACGAACTGCGCACTCGAACTCGTGTTGCTGCCATGATGCCCAGCCACTAACACGCTAATCGGCGTAATAACATTCGCTAAGATTCTCCTTTCAATGTCCTTGCTCACGTCACCCGTGATCAGCAAACGTTGCTCACCGGTGCTTACCTGAAGTACACAGGAGCGATCATTTGAGGACAGTACATTATCCCCCTTTGGAGGCCATAGTATCTGGTAGTGAATGCCATCACGTCGCCACTGCTGTCCTTGAACACACTTTGTACTAGCAACAGGTAGAAGCTCTCCACGGGGTGCCCACCATTGCGCTACCTGATGGTCTTTTAAGAGCGCACTAACTCCACCGGCATGATCAGTATCGGCATGACTGACAATAACATGATCGAACGATTGGTTTGGAGGCCAAAGGGTTTGCAGCGGCATAAAACCACTGCGAAAGCGAGGCCCCGTGTCGTACAGCAATCGGTAGTTAACACTACGTAACTCAATTAATTGGCCTTGCCCAACGTCATAGACAATGACACGTAACTCGCCCTGGTTAAGCTGCTCGTTTGCTGACCACCATGGAAAGCTTAAAAGTAGTAATGTCGCACCAACACGTAGCCACCCCGGAACATTAGGGAGCCCCCAACATAGCGAGATTAATAACAGCGCACCTACTAGCGGGAACACCAGTATTGACGGTGGCTGCCAAAGCGGTGCCCACTGCACGGTAACGACTAGCAACTGATGAAAAATCTGCAGTGCCAGCTCAAAACACCACCATACAAAAAGCCCTATCCCAGGCAGTGGCGACAGCACCCATCCCAATAACGCACTAGGCACCATAACGGAGCTGACCCAAGGTACAGCAACAAGATTCACCAAAGGTGCCGCAGGGGCGACTCTCCCAAACGCCACCAGCACCGCTGCCGCCATTAGCGGTGCGATGAGGAGTTGAGAACGCAGTAATGCCCAACACCACCCCTTCAGCCCTTGTGGTCGGGGACGACCTTGCCAAATAATAATCAACCAACCTACCGCAATAAACGATAGCCAAAGACCGGGCCTCCAGAGTGCAAGCGGATCAACGACTAACACTATCCCAAGTGCAAGCCACCAAGCTTGCCAAGCGCCTGGTGCATGGCGTCCGCTAAGCACCCACAAGCCTAACAGCGTCATGATCATGGCTCGCATGGCAGGAGGCGCTAGTCCAGCTAACATGGCGTAACCCACCGCCGCCGCTCCTGCTAGCCACCAGGGCCAAATACGCAGACGCCAATTGGTAGGCGTCATCAGCCGGGCACTAAAACGAGCAAGCAGCAGCACAAATGAAGCGACAAGCCCAACATGCAATCCAGAGATAACCACTAAATGCGTCGTACCCGTTGCATTGAGCAAGGTCCAATCATCTTGGGTCAACTGCTCACTATCACCCAGCGTTAGCGCCGCAAGCCAGCGCCGAGTTCGTTCTTGTAATGGTTGGCTAGACAGCGTTTCTATTGCTTTCTGACGAAGTGTTTGCGTAGCCCCCGACAAGCGTTCAGGCGTAGGCTCTTGCCGCACATAGCCCGTTGCATGTATGCCTTCGCGCCATAACCACTGCTGAAAATTAAACGTATGCGGGTTAGCAAAGCCACTGGGAGGGCGTAGCCGCAGCGTCATCTGCCAGCGCTCTCCAACAAGGTAGCGCTGGTCACCATAGGCACTTACTCGTACGCTACGCAGTCCACTACAGCTGGGAAGTCCTTCAGGAGAGAGGCAAGAGTCAACTGCCAGACGCATGCGTGACGACCCCGCTTCCGTTTGCACATTGATTACTCGAGCCTGCAAGGTGACATCTTCACCACTGAGCCCAGGTGGCAAACGGTGCCCCCACTCTTGCTGTACGCCAACAAAAACCCAGCTAGAAATTAACAACCAAATCAATAAACTACGGCGAAAAACAACCCAAAAAAGCGCCACCACCAACACACTTGGCAAGAGAACCTGTAGATGCGCTTCAGGACCGCTTAACCACGCTGCTAGCGCACCCATCAATACAGCCAAGGCAGCAGGTAGTGCAGCACCTAATTGCATAGTCCCTCCTTGGAACTGGATCATTCATATCCGCGCCATAGCCGAAGCACGCTGCTATATGGATAATAGGATGCACCAATTAAATGAGTACCTGACATGCCGCGCCGTTTCCTGCAGCGCTACATGCCAAAACCCGACACATTAAGGCAACAGCGTTCACTACGCTTTATTGCGCCATTAATTGCAGACCCTGGGTTATGGCTTTTAACACGTCGAAGCGTTGCAAACGCATTCAGCGTGGGGCTTTTTTGCGCCATGCTGCCTATACCATTTCAGATGGTAGTGGCAGCACTAGGGGCAAGGTTTAGCCGTTGTAACTTGGCACTTTCAGTAGGGTTGGTGTGGATTACGAACCCACTCACCATGCCGGTTATTTTTTATTTTAATTATCGGATTGGTACGTTTCTGTTAGAAGCTCCAGTGAGAGAAGCGCCATCGCGCATATCAACACGCTGGATTGCAGAACAAATGCACGACATCATGCCACCGCTGATGCTTGGATCATTAATTTCAGCCGTACTTTTAGCCATTATTGCCAATATCGTCATACGGTTAATTTGGCGCTGGCATGTTTCCCATCATTGGAAACGCCGCCGCCTGAAGAGACGGCAGCGCCGGGCTCGTATTGAGTCAGAGTTCGACGACTAATCCCTCGAATTAATCGTTGCTCTGCTCTATTAACTGCCCACCATCCAGCTTCAACACACGATCCTGATGAGCAGCCAAGCTGACATCATGAGTCACAATAACAAACGCACAGGCGCTCTCTTTCGCCAATTCGTCCATAAGCGCTAATATGGTTCCTGCTGTGGTTTGGTCAAGGTTCCCGGTAGGCTCATCCATCAGCACAAGACTAGGGTCTGTCACTAACGCACGAGCAATGGCCACCCGCTGACGCTCACCACCCGAAAGCTCGCCAGGTTTATGATCAGCTCGCGCCTTCATGCCCACCCGTTCAAGCAACTGCATAGCGCG is part of the Halomonas sp. GT genome and harbors:
- the murB gene encoding UDP-N-acetylmuramate dehydrogenase; translated protein: MTGCEVTGFERSASDLLSRCQSVDLTSANTLRLPCQAERYVAPKTLVALQNVVREAVDKQWHITLLGGGSNVLLPDKLKGIAIRPGMQQWWLESSGESVIAHVGAGVNWHSLVMKLAARGLWGIENLALIPGDCGAAPVQNIGAYGVELKDVLEGVQVVELASGNVRWLSADACQFGYRDSIFKRSLADKVVITQLALRLSKTPLPRLGYGDLAARVAASTSCLAVAQAVCAIRQEKLPDPKVLANAGSFFKNPLVSSDELSRLLQAYPSMPYFPQVNGQSKLAAGWLIDQCGLKGVRQGAFGVHKRQALVLVHFGGGDRYELLQFAEYIAHKVYDQFGVELEPEPRIVQA
- a CDS encoding low molecular weight protein-tyrosine-phosphatase; this translates as MKRVLFVCLGNICRSPTAEGVFWHAVEEAGLNRHISVDSCGVGSWHVGKAPDTRAQEAASRRGIDISHLRARQLSANDFLDFDYVLGMDRDNLKAMQALQPSNSRAHVGLFLDFADMSDAEVPDPYYGGDEGFEHVLNLIEAASAGLIAQLRNDGLRNDGL
- the kdsB gene encoding 3-deoxy-manno-octulosonate cytidylyltransferase — translated: MSVADTEFIAVVPARFGSSRLPGKPLLDIAGEPMVAHVWRRACQSQASRVVVATDDLRIRDAMLPYGADVVMTRADHPSGTDRLAEVAEQLGLSDDTLVVNVQGDEPLIPPVLIDQVAMRLAEDPEAAIATLAEPIVDVETLFNANVVKVVRSLQGRALYFSRAPIPWDREQFKVQPALLATDAWLRHIGIYAYRASFLAAYRELAPSSLEQLEQLEQLRALQHGYAIQVALASTINPPGVDTPEDLARVRALLVSESGGECE
- a CDS encoding Trm112 family protein, whose amino-acid sequence is MDKELLAMLVCPLCNGKLKYNREAQELCCHYDGLAYPIQEGIPVMLPEEARTMDADEKLPISPGRTGEV
- the lpxK gene encoding tetraacyldisaccharide 4'-kinase, whose amino-acid sequence is MSLEQRWLKAAYHGSKWLTPLYPLGFLYRYLMARRSSHYHAGKKPVTKATVPVIVVGNITIGGTGKSPLVAWLVKWLKKEGWSPGIITRGYGGKASHYPLKVTATTDPAQSGDEPLMLAQQTGCPVVADPRRARGVQTLIDVGCDIIVSDDGLQHLALGRDIELVVVDGARGLGNGRCLPAGPLRESPSRLAQVDAVIINGEQRRPLPIEGIAMQLAPLSWRRIQDGQRVSLTPLPFTLPVNAVAGIGHPERFFNTLRSLGVDGEMRPLADHQRFDDQTFRFSHQRPVVMTAKDAVKCQALAPPDSWVLEVEAVLPPEFEHWLAAKLSALSEKGYTDG
- the msbA gene encoding lipid A export permease/ATP-binding protein MsbA encodes the protein MTDSGWVLYKRLLTYVKPHWRAFALAIVGFIIYAASSTALAEMMKQLIDGIQNPDATFRLLLPLFVVIMFASRGVGTFLSTYFMSYVGRYVIHTLRCDVFAHLLHLPGRFFDHHSSGHLVSRVTYHVEQVAGAATKAVTIILREGLFVIGLIGYLLWTNWMLTLLFLGVTPVIAVVVSYASKRFRRISKRIQHSMGDVTHVASEALSGYRVVRTHGAEEYEKKRFERVSEENRRQSMKEAMTRAVSSPVILMLVAISMAILVWLAMAPAFMADMTPGEFVAFITAAALMIKPVRQLTEVNSEIQKGIAAASELFGLLDLTPEQDEGKSIPRQLTGSVVIDNVSFRYADDQPNVLHDINISVAPGELVAIVGRSGSGKSTLVSLLPRFYRPSEGRILIDGVNADDYALGPLRQHIALVSQQVTLFNATIADNIGYGVSNPDPASIEAAAQAAYASEFIEKLPQGYDTVVGENGVMLSGGQRQRLAIARAIFKDAPILILDEATSALDTESERYIQKALEHVCEGRTTLVIAHRLSTIERADRILVMDQGRIIEEGTHHALLEAGGAYAALHQLQFQENE
- a CDS encoding DNA internalization-related competence protein ComEC/Rec2 produces the protein MQLGAALPAALAVLMGALAAWLSGPEAHLQVLLPSVLVVALFWVVFRRSLLIWLLISSWVFVGVQQEWGHRLPPGLSGEDVTLQARVINVQTEAGSSRMRLAVDSCLSPEGLPSCSGLRSVRVSAYGDQRYLVGERWQMTLRLRPPSGFANPHTFNFQQWLWREGIHATGYVRQEPTPERLSGATQTLRQKAIETLSSQPLQERTRRWLAALTLGDSEQLTQDDWTLLNATGTTHLVVISGLHVGLVASFVLLLARFSARLMTPTNWRLRIWPWWLAGAAAVGYAMLAGLAPPAMRAMIMTLLGLWVLSGRHAPGAWQAWWLALGIVLVVDPLALWRPGLWLSFIAVGWLIIIWQGRPRPQGLKGWCWALLRSQLLIAPLMAAAVLVAFGRVAPAAPLVNLVAVPWVSSVMVPSALLGWVLSPLPGIGLFVWWCFELALQIFHQLLVVTVQWAPLWQPPSILVFPLVGALLLISLCWGLPNVPGWLRVGATLLLLSFPWWSANEQLNQGELRVIVYDVGQGQLIELRSVNYRLLYDTGPRFRSGFMPLQTLWPPNQSFDHVIVSHADTDHAGGVSALLKDHQVAQWWAPRGELLPVASTKCVQGQQWRRDGIHYQILWPPKGDNVLSSNDRSCVLQVSTGEQRLLITGDVSKDIERRILANVITPISVLVAGHHGSNTSSSAQFVQVSRPRHVIFSAGKDNPFNHPADAVVRRFRQQQSCLWSTAHDGALEFSLIATQPVQIIPMRKQPSVRKRC
- a CDS encoding DUF2062 domain-containing protein, which translates into the protein MPRRFLQRYMPKPDTLRQQRSLRFIAPLIADPGLWLLTRRSVANAFSVGLFCAMLPIPFQMVVAALGARFSRCNLALSVGLVWITNPLTMPVIFYFNYRIGTFLLEAPVREAPSRISTRWIAEQMHDIMPPLMLGSLISAVLLAIIANIVIRLIWRWHVSHHWKRRRLKRRQRRARIESEFDD